One window of Dyadobacter sandarakinus genomic DNA carries:
- the nhaA gene encoding Na+/H+ antiporter NhaA — translation MPQLINVKAFRDFLRSGSIGGLILIACVVISMVIANTAAGPAFESFLSQELGYHSDTIHLRYPLLLWINDGLMAIFFLMVGLEIKRELVEGELSSFKKAAMPVFAALGGVLAPAGIYFLLNKNTPTAGGWGIPMATDIAFAIAVITMLGRRAPSSLKIFLSALAIVDDLMAILVIALFYSSDLHYQYLLYAGLIFVFLLVMNKLGVKHLAAYLLPGMLIWYFIHHSGVHATIAGVLTAMAIPTTPGPEESPLEKLEHILVNPVNFLIMPVFALANTNIHLEPGMAQGLTTMLGLGIMLGLIVGKPLGITLFSWLSVKLGISAQPAGASWKHILGAGMLGGIGFTMSVFIALLSFSGQYLILAEAKFAILTGSVLSGMLGYFTLSRLGRRARS, via the coding sequence ATGCCCCAGCTCATTAATGTCAAAGCTTTCCGGGACTTCTTACGTTCCGGCTCCATCGGAGGGCTGATCCTGATCGCCTGCGTTGTTATTTCAATGGTCATTGCCAATACCGCTGCCGGACCAGCCTTTGAAAGCTTTCTTTCACAGGAACTCGGTTACCATTCCGACACGATTCACCTGCGCTATCCTTTGCTATTATGGATCAACGATGGCCTGATGGCCATTTTTTTCCTGATGGTCGGGCTTGAAATCAAGCGTGAGCTGGTGGAAGGGGAGCTGTCTTCTTTCAAAAAAGCGGCTATGCCCGTGTTTGCAGCATTGGGGGGCGTGCTGGCTCCTGCCGGCATTTACTTTTTACTGAACAAAAATACGCCGACTGCTGGCGGCTGGGGAATCCCGATGGCGACGGACATTGCATTTGCGATTGCGGTGATCACCATGCTGGGTCGCCGGGCTCCGTCTTCGCTGAAGATTTTCCTGTCCGCCCTGGCCATTGTAGACGATCTGATGGCGATCCTGGTGATTGCATTGTTTTACTCGTCCGACCTGCATTACCAGTACCTGCTTTATGCCGGGCTGATTTTTGTATTTCTCCTGGTGATGAACAAGTTAGGTGTGAAACATCTCGCCGCGTACCTTCTTCCCGGTATGCTGATCTGGTATTTCATTCATCATTCGGGTGTGCATGCGACCATTGCCGGCGTGCTCACCGCCATGGCCATACCCACTACGCCGGGCCCGGAAGAGTCGCCCCTCGAAAAGCTGGAACATATACTTGTCAACCCCGTCAATTTCCTGATCATGCCGGTATTTGCACTGGCGAATACCAATATCCATTTGGAACCTGGGATGGCTCAGGGACTTACCACCATGCTTGGGCTGGGCATTATGCTGGGATTGATTGTTGGAAAACCATTGGGTATCACCCTTTTTTCGTGGCTGTCGGTAAAGCTGGGCATTAGTGCACAACCGGCAGGTGCTTCCTGGAAGCACATTCTGGGAGCAGGAATGCTTGGCGGCATCGGATTTACAATGTCCGTCTTTATTGCATTGCTGTCATTTTCGGGGCAGTACCTGATCCTGGCAGAAGCCAAGTTCGCCATTCTTACGGGATCGGTACTGTCAGGTATGCTGGGGTATTTTACGCTGAGCCGCCTAGGGCGCAGGGCACGCAGCTGA
- a CDS encoding DUF5690 family protein, protein MRARQLLERNQVLFIVWAVAASFGCYFCMYAFRKPFSAGLYQGLELGDVSYKAVLIISQVAGYTLSKFAGIKIISELQHRMRIPFIISLIFIAEVALLLFGIVPFPYNFIFLFINGLPLGMVYGVVFSFLEGRRFTEMLAMGLNISVVVASGILKTTYIELHQLLPFVSEFWMPALMGLLFLPLFLVFVWMLSVLPDPTSEDIRLRTERQPMTRVDKRHVMREYGLPVICLVACYASLVVVRDFRDNFTIEIWNEIDANWSSSVLSTTEMITGIIVLIVVGALALVRDNLTGFRLTNLILLSGMCMTGFGTFLYAHGLISGFYWMLLVGMGMFLAYTVLQSVVFERMIALFRIRANAGYFVYTCESIGYLGSVGLLLYKEFFMKTISWSTVLMEFAYIQFGCGVLLLAISNIYFERQRRRSMVEKNTPVFTAL, encoded by the coding sequence ATGCGAGCTAGGCAGCTGTTGGAACGCAATCAGGTCTTGTTTATCGTGTGGGCGGTAGCAGCTTCCTTCGGCTGTTATTTCTGCATGTATGCATTCCGCAAGCCTTTTAGTGCGGGCTTGTATCAGGGGCTCGAATTAGGGGACGTCAGCTACAAAGCCGTGCTGATCATTTCGCAGGTGGCAGGATACACCCTGTCGAAGTTTGCCGGTATTAAAATCATCTCCGAACTGCAGCACCGGATGCGCATCCCCTTTATTATCAGTCTTATTTTTATTGCGGAAGTTGCCCTGCTGCTGTTCGGTATTGTGCCTTTTCCATACAACTTCATTTTTCTTTTTATCAATGGGCTGCCGCTGGGCATGGTATACGGCGTGGTGTTCAGCTTTCTCGAAGGCCGCCGCTTTACCGAAATGCTCGCGATGGGGCTCAACATCAGTGTAGTAGTAGCTTCCGGGATACTCAAAACCACCTACATTGAGCTGCATCAGCTGTTGCCGTTTGTATCGGAATTCTGGATGCCGGCATTGATGGGACTGCTTTTTCTGCCGCTCTTCCTGGTATTCGTGTGGATGCTTTCTGTCCTGCCCGATCCAACCAGCGAGGATATCCGCCTGCGTACTGAGCGCCAGCCCATGACCCGGGTCGACAAGCGGCATGTCATGCGGGAGTACGGGCTGCCGGTTATTTGTCTTGTTGCCTGCTACGCCAGCCTGGTGGTTGTGCGTGACTTCCGTGATAATTTTACGATCGAGATATGGAACGAGATCGACGCAAACTGGTCGAGCAGTGTACTTTCCACTACTGAAATGATCACAGGCATCATTGTTCTTATTGTGGTGGGCGCCCTGGCGCTGGTACGCGATAACCTGACGGGCTTCCGGCTTACCAACCTGATTCTTCTTTCGGGCATGTGCATGACCGGTTTCGGCACCTTCCTGTATGCCCACGGCCTCATCAGCGGTTTTTATTGGATGTTACTGGTTGGTATGGGGATGTTCCTGGCTTATACCGTGCTGCAATCGGTCGTTTTTGAAAGGATGATTGCATTGTTCAGGATCAGGGCCAATGCAGGTTACTTTGTATATACCTGTGAGAGTATAGGCTATCTGGGCAGCGTAGGGCTGCTTTTGTACAAAGAATTTTTTATGAAAACCATTAGCTGGTCCACGGTACTGATGGAGTTTGCCTACATCCAGTTTGGGTGTGGTGTGCTGCTGCTGGCCATCAGCAACATTTATTTTGAGCGTCAGCGCAGGCGCAGCATGGTGGAGAAAAATACACCTGTATTTACTGCACTTTGA
- a CDS encoding aspartate aminotransferase family protein, with protein sequence MTDTHNRTEGDINLSAARQEWYAVMSDEDTATYLEADASCFLHQALSTPCLDVLVESEGIYLTDMQGRKYMDFHGNNVHQVGYRNPYVLQKVKEQLDILPFSPRRYTNLPAIELAKKLGDLMPSDLQRVLFAPGGTSAISMALKLARIVTGKHKVISLWDSFHGASLDAISAGGELDFRKDMGPLMPGVERIPPPMTYRGPFAAAGNGDLAYADYLEYVIEKEGDIGAFIIETIRNTDVQIPSQAYWDRVRAICTKHRVLLILDEIPIAFGRTGKMFAFEHYGIEPDIICLGKGLGGGVMPIAAIVARESYNVAKDVSLGHFTHEKSPLGSVAALAMLEFLEQNHILAKVADDALFMEQELGRLKDNFPLIGDVRGVGLLWGIELVKSRKTREKAVREAEAVMYECLKNGLSFKVSQGNVVQLSPPLTISREELQKAIHILANALETVS encoded by the coding sequence ATGACAGATACCCACAACCGGACGGAAGGCGACATTAACCTCTCGGCCGCACGCCAGGAATGGTACGCTGTGATGAGCGACGAGGATACCGCCACTTACCTGGAAGCTGACGCTTCCTGCTTCCTGCACCAGGCACTGTCGACACCCTGCCTCGACGTGCTTGTGGAAAGTGAAGGTATTTACCTGACCGACATGCAGGGAAGGAAGTACATGGATTTTCACGGCAACAATGTCCATCAGGTAGGATACCGCAACCCTTATGTTTTGCAAAAAGTAAAAGAGCAGCTCGATATCCTGCCTTTTTCTCCCCGCCGCTATACCAATCTGCCCGCGATTGAACTTGCTAAAAAGCTGGGCGACCTGATGCCGTCCGACCTGCAGCGTGTACTTTTTGCGCCGGGCGGTACCTCCGCGATCAGCATGGCACTGAAGCTTGCCCGCATTGTTACCGGCAAGCACAAGGTGATCTCCTTGTGGGATTCCTTTCACGGGGCTTCGCTGGATGCGATTTCTGCGGGTGGTGAGCTGGACTTCCGGAAGGATATGGGGCCGTTGATGCCCGGTGTGGAGCGTATCCCGCCGCCGATGACCTACCGTGGCCCGTTTGCAGCTGCCGGAAACGGTGACCTGGCTTATGCCGATTACCTGGAATATGTCATTGAAAAAGAGGGAGATATCGGCGCATTTATCATTGAAACCATTCGTAATACCGATGTGCAGATTCCGTCCCAAGCCTACTGGGACCGGGTACGGGCCATCTGTACCAAACATCGTGTGCTGCTCATTCTAGACGAAATACCCATTGCCTTCGGCCGTACGGGCAAAATGTTCGCCTTTGAGCATTACGGCATTGAGCCGGACATTATTTGTCTGGGAAAAGGGCTGGGCGGCGGCGTAATGCCTATCGCAGCTATTGTGGCGCGGGAAAGCTATAATGTGGCCAAAGACGTATCGCTCGGACATTTTACGCACGAGAAAAGCCCGCTGGGAAGCGTGGCTGCACTGGCCATGCTCGAATTTCTGGAACAAAATCATATCCTTGCAAAAGTAGCCGACGACGCTCTTTTCATGGAACAGGAGCTGGGCAGGCTGAAAGATAACTTTCCCTTAATCGGTGATGTGCGCGGCGTAGGCTTACTTTGGGGAATTGAGCTTGTAAAAAGTCGCAAGACCCGGGAAAAAGCCGTGCGCGAAGCTGAGGCAGTTATGTACGAATGTCTCAAAAACGGGCTGAGCTTCAAGGTGTCACAGGGCAATGTAGTGCAGCTTTCCCCTCCGCTCACCATATCGCGGGAGGAGCTGCAGAAAGCCATTCATATTCTCGCAAATGCATTGGAAACTGTCTCCTGA